The genomic DNA GGAGAGGTTTTCGTGGACAGGAAAGAACTTTCTTTGTTCAAAAAGAAGTTGTTTGAGGGATGTGCTAAAGAGACTTCTTCTTTGAATCTCGTTGTTCTGAACATTTCCTCACTCGTTTCAAGGGTGTTCGAAGCAAACTTGAGAGGTATCTGGAAAGAAAGAGTGGGGTTCGGACCGGATCGGGTCGTTTGGGAAGACGTTGGGATATCTAGAAGTTTCGAAGGCGATCAGGTCTTCATAGCGCAGTCAGGGAGAGAAGAAGAAATCCTCAAGATTCTCAAAAAAGCCCATCCATCGAGAAAGTTCACAGTGCATCGGTTCGACAAAAAGGAAGATTTCGAGGAATACTATTTCATTCTGAAAAAGCTGGCAGAAAACAGGATATATCTAGATTTTCCTGTTTCAGCGTTGATACTGATAGATGATTTCAAGGAGTGAGGAAAGGTGGTTTACAAAAAACTCCACGAGTGGGATCTACCTCCTGAAGAGGCGATAAAAATTCAGAATACCTTCAGAGAGAAAGTTCTCTTCAAACCTTTCGAAGGTGAACCAAAGTATGTGGCAGGCGTCGATCTTTCGTTTCCAAAAAGAGAAGAAGGTCTTGCCGTGATCGTCGTGTTGGAATATCCAACCTTCAAGATAGTGGAACTCGTTTCAGAAAGAGGAAAGGTTGTTTTCCCCTACATTCCGGGACTTCTTGCTTTCAGGGAAGGCCCTCTGTTTTTAAAGGCGTGGGAGAAATTGAAGACGAAGCCGGACATTGTGGTCTTCGATGGTCAGGGCATCGCACACCCAAGAAAACTTGGTATCGCATCACATATGGGACTTTTCATAGAAATACCAACAGTTGGAGTGGCGAAGTCGAGGCTCTATGGAACCTACGAAGAACCGGAGAACAAAAGATGCTCCTGGAGTTATCTCTACGATGGCGAAGAGATAATTGGGTGTGTGATGAGAACCAAAGAAGGAAGCGCTCCCATCTTTGTTTCTCCCGGCCATCTTATAGACGTCGAAAGTTCCATCAGATTGATCAAGTCCTTCACCTTACCTGGAAGAAGGATTCCGGAACCCACCAGGATGGCACATATTTACACCCAGCGTTTGAAGAGGAGCCTGTTCTGAGGAGTTTTTCTGAACTGTGATAAAATAGATTCAGCCTCGAACCAGACAGATGTCTGGAGGGAGATTGTTTTGAGCGAAAAATGGAAAAAATTGGGGGAAATTTTCAGAAAAGGACGCGAAGAAAAAGGCATCACACTCCTCGATGCGTCTTTGTTTACGAACATAAATCCCTCCAAATTGAAACGCATCGAGGAGGGGGACCTCCAGGATCTCGACGCAGAAGTTTACGTGAAAAGTTATATAAAGCGCTACGCCGAGTTCCTGGAGATCTCCTCGGAAGAGATGCTTAGAATGTACGAAGAAGGAAAGAACGAGATGACGCCGGAAGAGACAAGAGAGAAGAAGAAAGAGAAGGAAAAAGGCAAAACTCAAAATCTCATCTTGATCCTGTTTCTGGCGATTGGAGTTGTGCTGCTCATCTTTTCAATCTTTGAAAATCTCGAGCTTCGGAGAACACCGCCGGCGCATCTTATCAGTTCAAGCAAGATCATCCTGAACGGTGAAACAGTGGAAGGGGAGATTCCTCTTTTAGAGGGAAAATACACAGTGGAAGCTCAAGATGAGGTCATCTTGAGAACCGTATCGGAGGAGTGGAAAATAAAACTCAAAAAGTTCGAGGTGAGGGTTCTGTGGGAGAAGTGAAAGTACCGGATCTGGTGAATCTGGTCATGTTCATATTCGCATCTCACATAGATTACTGGTTCAACGAGGTAAGGCCCGTTCTCGAAGAAAGATTTGGATCCATAGATTACGTTTCCGACAACCTCGACTTTGAAAAGTACACCCTTTATTATTCAGAAGAGATGGGACAGGGTTTGGAAGGAAAATTGGTGAGCTTTGAAAGACTCATACATCCCTACCAGCTTGCGGACATAAAACTGGAGACAAATTCTATAGAGAAGATGTTTTCTATAGAGGGAAAAAGAAAGGTGAATATCGACCCAGGATACATTCACCACACACAGTTTGTCTTGGCCTCAACGAAACACTGGGGCAACCGTATCTACATAGGAAAGGGAATATACGCTGAAGTGACCCTCGTTTACATAAGGGGGAAGTTCAGGGATATGGAGTTCACGTATCCAAACTACAGAGAAGAAGAGTACAAGAAGCATCTGGAAAAGATCAGAGAGATCTATCTGAAGAAGAGGAGGAAAATTTTGAAGTGAAGGTTGGGATAAAGGTGCTCGGTTGTCCGAAGAACGAAGCCGACTGTGAAGTCCTGGCAGGCCTCCTCAAAGGGAGAGGGCACAAGATCGTCCGCAGTGTAGAAGAAGCGGACGTTATTGTGCTTGACACCTGCGCTTTCATCGAAGATGCCAGGAAAGAATCGATAGACGAGATCCTCTCGTTTGTTGAAGCAAAGGGAGACTTCGGCTACAGACTCGTTGTGAAAGGGTGTCTTGTTCAGCGATACTACGAGGAGTTGAAAAAGGAGATACCGGAGGTGGATCAGTGGATAGGAGTTGTTGCTCCGGAGAAAATCGTCTCACTTCTGGAAAGTGGAGAGGATCTGATTCCAGAGCGTCCCGAAACCATCTACAGGTACAGGAAGAGAATCGAGCTGGAAGAGAAACCTTACGCATATGTGAAGATATCCGATGGTTGCGACAGAAGCTGTACCTTCTGTTCCATACCGAGTTTCAAAGGAAGATTGAAGAGCAGGGAAATCGACGACGTAATAAATGAGGTGTCAGACCTGCTGAAACAGGGAAAGAAGGAGATCATTCTGGTGGCCCAGGATACAACTTCTTACGGTGAGGATCTCTACGGAAGACAGTCTCTGTCTGATCTTTTGAGACGACTGAACAGTCTAAAGGGTGATTTTTGGATCAGGGTCATGTACCTTCATCCTGACCATTTAACAGACGAGATAATAGATACCATTTTGAAACTGGAAAGGGTCGTGAATTACTTCGACGTTCCTGTTCAGCACGGAAGTGACAGGATACTGAATCTCATGGGAAGGTTCAAACGCTCCAGAGAACTAAAAGAGATGCTGATGAGGATAAGGGAAAGATCTCCGGACGCCATTCTCAGAACCAGTGTGATCGTAGGGTTTCCGACGGAAACAGAAGAGGATTTCGACGCGCTGAAGAGATTCGTAGAGGAAGTGCAGTTCGACAAGCTCGGTGTTTTTATTTACTCGGACGAGGAAGGAACACCTGCTTTTGCCCTGAGGAACAAGGTTGATCCAGAGACGGCCAAAAGAAGACAAGAAGAACTTCTACTTCTTCAGACAGAGATTTCCTACAAAAGACTGGAAAGGCTTGTGGGAAGGAATATGAAAGTGCTCGTTGAGGGAAAAGAAAACGGCTACTTGATAGGGAGAACTTTCACGGAAGCCCCCGAAGTGGATGGTGTTGTTTTCATAAAAGGAGAGGGTGAGATGGGTGATTTTCTCGAAGTAACTATAGAAGAACACGATGAGTACGATATGTGGGGGATCGCTCGATGAACCTGGCGAACTTTTTTTCGATTCTGAGAGCGGTGTTGATGATACCTGTTGTCTGGTTCTATATGGAGAGCTGGTACGCCTGGGCGTTTTTTGTTTTCCTGTTTGCGGCGTTCACAGATTACCTGGACGGTTTTTTCGCAAGAAGAAGAAACCAGGTGACGGATTTTGGGAAGGTCTTCGATCAGGTGGCGGACAAAATTCTTGTGATATCCACAGCTATTGCGATGATGGACGTTCTTCCGATTTGGTACGTTTTAACCGTCTTTGCAAGGGACACCTTTGTGAACGGGCTCAGGATTTTAGCAGCCAGCAAGGGAAACGTCGTTCCGGCCAGGTGGATAGGGAAAATAAAGACAGTATCGCAGTTTGCAGTATTGATAGGAGTTTTTCTCCTCAAAATGAGATTTCTTGAACCACTGGTTCTGCAGTTCCTCGTGATCATATCACTCACAGTAACTGTTCTGTCTGGGATCATGTATACGATGGACCTTACAAGAATCACGAAGATGGAGGGATAGCATATGAGAACCTTCCTTGCCATTGATGTGAACGATGAAGTCAAAAAACAGGCCTCTGAAGTCATAGAAAAACTTATGAGAAGAGGTTTTGGAGCGAATTGGGTCTCTGAGGAAAACATGCATCTCACTCTCTTCTTTCTTGGAGAAGTCGATGAACAGAAAATCTCCGAGATAGCAGAGCATCTTTGCAGGAGAGTGAGAGGGTTTCCTTCGTTTTCCTTCACGGTGAGGGGTTTTGGATACTTCAGGAGAGGAAAAGCCCCCCGTGTTTTCTGGCTCGGAGTAGAGAACGCGGATCGCCTGAACAGGTTGTACGAAGAACTGAAGAACGAACTTTCACACCACGGTTTTTCTTTCGAGGAGAAGTTCGTGCCGCACATCACCATAGGCAGGGTGAAATACTACCCTGACAAGTGGGAAAAGTTGGTTGAAGACATCGATTTTTCTCCCATCGAGGTGGCAGTGGACAGTTTCAAGATCTACTCATCTACCTTGACTCCCACTGGTCCTATTTACAAGATCATCTATGAATGTCATTTCGAAGGAGGATTGATCAGCCATGGCTGAGGAAAAGCAGAAAAAGAGTGTTCTGGAGAAGGCGTTGAAGAGGATAGAGGAGAACTTCGGGAAAGGTTCCATAATGATACTGGGTGATGAAACCCAGGTCCAGCCTGTGGAGGTTATTCCAACAGGTTCCATTGCGATTGACATCGCAACGGGAGTGGGTGGTTACCCAAGAGGAAGGATCGTGGAGATCTTCGGGCCGGAGTCCAGTGGAAAAACCACATTGGCGCTTCACGCGATAGCGGAAGCCCAAAAGGTGGGTGGTGTTGCCGCTTTCATAGACGCTGAACATGCTCTCGATCCTGTGTACGCGAAAAGCCTCGGCGTGGACTTGAAGAGCCTTCTCATCTCTCAACCCGATCATGGAGAGCAGGCGCTCGAGATAGTGGACGAACTCGTGAGAAGTGGCGTTGTAGATCTCATCGTAGTGGACTCCGTCGCTGCGTTGGTTCCGAGAGCGGAAATAGAAGGAGCCATGGGAGACATGCAGGTGGGTCTTCAAGCGCGCCTCATGTCACAGGCGTTGAGAAAGATCGCGGGAAGCGTGAACAAGTCGAAGGCGGTCGTGATATTCACGAACCAGATAAGGATGAAGATAGGCGTCATGTTTGGGAGTCCGGAAACAACAACCGGTGGCCTTGCCTTGAAGTTCTACGCGACCATGAGACTTGAAGTCAGAAGAGGAGAATCGATCAAAGAAGGGAAGGACGTCATAGGTAACGCGGTGAACGTGAAGATCGTGAAGAACAAAGTGGCTCCTCCATTCAAAACAGCGCAAACCTACATCATATACGGAAAGGGCGTCGACAGAGAATATGAGCTGTTCCATCTTGGAGTGGACGAAGGAGTGATAACGAGGAAAGGCAGTTGGTACTACTACACCACGCTGAAAGGAGAGGAAGTCTCTCTGGGACAGGGTGGAGTCAACGTTGTTCAGTTCCTCAAAGAAAACCCGCAGATATCGGAGGAGATCGAAAGGAGAATAAAAGAAAAGTATGGCTTACTACGGAGGAAATCAGAGAAAGCAGAAAAATCCTCTTAAGTACGCTTTGAGACTTCTGAGGTACCGCGTCAGATTTGAAAATGAACTGAGAAGGCGTTTGAAAAACCAAGGATTCTCCGAGGAAGAAATTGAAGACACGATCGCTACGTTGAAAAGGCAAGGCTACATCGATGACGAAAAATCCGCTTTTCTTTTCGCAATAGACGAGATGCGCTTGAAACTCTTCGGTCCAAAGATCTTGAAAATGAAGCTGAGATCACTCGGAGTGGATGAGGAAACATCCGAAAGAGCGATCGAAAAGGCTCTCTCTGAGATAGATTTTTCAGAAGAGTTGAAAAGATTGAAAACACGTTTCAAAGATCGGCGAGAAATAAAAGATTACCTCTATAAAAGAGGGTTCGAGATTTCTCACATCGAAGAAATTCTCGATCAAATAGATGGAGGTGAACAATGATGTTGTGGTACGTATTCGCAGGTATTGGAGGTCTTTTGATAGGATATCTAATTGCGAACTATCAGATAAATCAAAAGCTGAAAAAGGCAAAGGAAGACGCGAAAGCCATCGTTGAAAAAGCAGAAAAAGAAGCAAGTGAGATAAAGAGAAAGGCCATCGTGGAGGGTAGAGAAGAAGTTCACAGACTCAGGGAAGAGTTCGAAAAAGAGCGAGTACGAAAGGAGGAAGAGCTCAGATCGCTAGAAGAAAGACTCTTGAAGAAAGAAGAACTCCTCACCAGAAAAGAGGAAAATCTGGAAAGAAGAGAATTTCAGATCGAGGAAATGAAAACAAGGCTGGAGGAAAAGATGAAGGAAGTGGAAGAGAAAGAAAAGCGAATAGACGAAGAACTGAACAAACTCGCGGGTATGACAGTGGAAGAAGCGAGAGAGTTGATTTTAGAAGAAGCAAGACAGAGATACGAGCATGATCTGGCGAGGCTCTACAAGGAGATGAAAGAACAGGTAGAAGAGGAGGCAGAAAAGAGGGCAAAAAAAGTCATAGCTTTTGCTGTGCAGAGATACGCGCCGGATTACGTAGGAGAGATAACCGTTTCAACGGTTTCGCTTCCATCCGATGACATGAAAGGACGTATCATAGGAAGAGAAGGCAGAAACATCAGAACCTTCGAGAAGATCACAGGAGTCGACCTGATCATCGATGATACCCCGGAGGTGGTTGTTCTTTCCTGTTTCAACCCCCTAAGAAGGGAAATTGCCCGGATAACTCTGGAAAAACTGGTGGCAGATGGCAGGATACACCCTGCGAGGATCGAGGAGATGTACGAGAAAGCAAAGCAAGAAGTGGAGAAAGCGATAAAAGAAGCTGGGCAGGAAGCTACTTTCAAAGCAGGAGTTATGGGTCTTCATCCTGAACTTGTGAAACTTCTTGGGAAACTCAAATACAGAACAAGTTATGGTCAAAACGTTCTGAATCACTCTGTAGAAGTGGCACTCCTTGCCGGTTACATGGCATCTGAACTGGGTTTGAACGCCGATAAGGCCAGAAGAGGGGGACTTCTCCACGATATAGGTAAAGCGGTGGATCAGGAACTCGAGGGTTCCCACACGACGATAGGAGCAGAACTTGCCAGAAGATACGGTGAAAAGGAAGACATCATCAACATGATACTCAGCCATCACGGAGAAGAGGAACCCAGAACACCGGAAGCGGTACTCGTGGCAGCTGCTGACGCATTGTCTGCTGCAAGACCCGGTGCAAGAAGAGAAAGTTTGGAGAATTACATCAAGCGTCTCATGAAACTCGAGGAAATTGCAAAGAGCTTTGAGTATGTGGAGAAAGCCTACGCGATCCAAGCAGGAAGAGAAATAAGGGTGATAGTCGAGCCAGATAAGGTGGACGATGCTCTCGCCGAAAAACTTGCTTACGATATCTCAAAAAAGATAGAGGAAGAGCTCGAATACCCAGGCGTGCTGAAAGTGGTTGTCATAAGGGAGAAAAGAAGCGTTGCTTACGCAAAATGAGAAAAGACGAAGCCCCCTCACAGGGGGCTTTTATTCTTTTACAAAACTGCGATTTTTTAGCATAAAGCAGAATAATTCTTGCTACTTGGATATATTGGCAGATATTTACGAAAAACAAGACTTGATTTAACATAGACATTTTTTATATAAAGGTTATGTAAGCGCTTACAGGAGGTGTAGAAAGTGCCAACAATAGAAGACGTTGCAAAGCTCGCAGGAGTTTCCATTGCCACAGTTTCACGGGTGATAAACGGATCAGGATACGTTTCTGAAAGAACCAGATACAAAGTTTGGAAAGCAATAGAAAAGCTAGGGTACAGGCCGGAGATCTCGGCGAAAATCCTCGCTTCAAAAGGGAAATTGTTCCACGTTTATGTTTTTGCCAGCGAGAGGATTCTTTTACCTCTTCAAACCAACGGTATTCTCGGTGAATTCTACGGGGTGATAATAAAGGCCATAGAAGAAAATTGCGAAAAGTTGGGAATAAGGGTGGAGCTGAAGCTTCTCGAGGAATTTTCAAAATATGCTGACGCAGATGGCTATATGTTCGTAGGAGGAGATGTCACCAGAGAGTTCATAAGAGAAGTGAAATCCAAGAAAAAGCCTTTCGTTCTTGTGGATCACTACATACCTGGTGAGAGAGTAGATTGTGTGATAAGCGATGGATACGACGGTGCCGTTTACGCAACAAATTACCTTATATCCAAAGGATTCAAAAAGATTGTTCACATTCACGGGCCACTTCACCCGTATGGTTTCAAAATGAGATACGACGGTTACAAGGATGCCATGGAAAGAGCCGGTTTGATGCCTCGTTTTTACGAATGTGACGATACGGAGGAAGGCACAAGGAAAATAGTCGACATAGTCTTGAGCTCTTACGGTGTTCCCGAAGCCATATTCACTTCCAACGATAGCATCGCCTTCTGGGTGATCAGACGACTCAAAGAACATGGCTTGAAGGTTCCAGATGATGTCTCTGTTGTGGGTTTCGATGATATTGTTGACGCAGAAACTTTCGATCCACCGTTGACTACTTTGAGGGTATTCAAATACGAAATGGGTTGTGTCGCATGTAAGCGCTTACACGAGTTGTTGACAAAGGTAAATCCTCATCCCCTTCGAACTCTGGTTTTCACTCAATTTGTGAAGAGAAAAAGCACAAAATGATGCTTCCCAAATCTTATAAAAGGAGGGATTTGTTATGTGGAAAAGGGTTCTTCTCATTGCATTGATAGTTCTTTCGGTCTTCGCACTTGCAGATGTCAAGAAGATCGTGTTCTGGACAGCCCCGAATCCAAACCAGGAAACTTTCTGGAAAGCCCTCGTTGAGAAATGGAACGCAGAGCATCCGGATGTACAGATTGAATGGTCCGTTATACCAGCGGCTGGAAGCTCTGAAGAAGCCATCCTGAACGCCATCGCTGCCGGGAACGCCCCCGATATCTGCACCAACATCTTCAGTGGTTTCGCTGCTCAACTTGCAGAAGATCTGGATGTCTTGGTCGCTTTCGATGAAGAGTTTGGAGAAGAGTTCTGGAAACTCGCAGAAACAAGAAAAATGAGGAACATACTCGAAGGTTGGAAACTCAACGGACATTACTATGTGATACCCATCTATTCCAACCCAATGCTCTTCTGGTGGAGAGGAGATCTTTTAAGGAAGCTCGGATATGACAAACCTCCCAGAACTTACTCTGAAGTTTACGAGATAGCCAAAAAATGGGTCGTTCCCAAGAAAAAATACGTTATAAGGGCCGTCGCAGGAAGAAATTGGTGGGACAGATGGTTTGACTTCATCACATTCTACTATGCAGCAAGTGGCGGAAAGTCTTACATCGAAGGTGGAAAGGCTGTGTTCAACAACGAGTATGGAAAGGCTGTTGCTGAGTTCATTTACACTCTCTTCAAAAACGGCTGGACTGCTGTAGATCTGGGACAGGATCCATTTGAAAACGGCACGATCCTTGGTCAGCTTATGGGACCGTGGCACCTGAGCTACACGAAGGAACACTACCCCGAGGTTTATCCACACATAGTGATGACACCACCTCCTGTTCCGGACAACTATCCCGAGGACAAACCCGTCTATACATTTGCTGACACCAAGGGACTTGTGATGTTCAAACATTGTAAGTACAAGAAGGAAGCATTCGAGTTCATCAAGTGGGTCTTCTCCAACAACCAGAACGATGCAAGATGGATCGAACTCACACACATGCCACCGGCCAGAGAAGATCTGAACACGAATCCTGTTTTCTCGGAGTACATGAAGGACCCGTACTTTGCGAAGATAGCCGAGTACGTTGCCTATGCAGTACCACCTGCTCTCATCACCAACACCATAGACGTTCAGAACACCATGACCACATACCTGATGGAGCCTCTCATGTACCTGAAATCCACACCTGAAGAAGCTCTGGAGAAGGCCGTCGAGGAGATCAACGCACTTCTCTGGTGAGGGGAGACTCCCCCTCACCTTTTTTCATCAGGAGGGATAGGATGACGTTGAAAAAGAAAGAAGCAGGATTAGGCTGGAGTTTGATATCGATATACCTTTTCTACACAGCGATATTCTGGGGCTATCCATTCGTTTGGATGTTGATTCTTGCTTTCTCCAGATGGAAATTCGTGGGATCTCCTAGATTTATAGGGCTCCAGAACTTCTTTAGAATCTTCGAAGACAAGATGTTCTGGAGAGTTTTTCTGAATACGATGAATTTTCTTTCTTACTTCATTCCTATGGTGTTCATAGCTTCCATTCTATTCGCACTCGCTTTGAATAGAATGAAGTATTTCAAAACCTTTGTAACTCTCAGCTTTTTGGTCGCTTACGTGTCTTCAGGTGTTGCTTACTCCATCATGTTCCAGAGGATTTTCTCGGAAGTTGGACCAATAAACAGATTTTTGTATAACACTTTCGGTATTACGATACCATGGTTCACCGATCCACAACTTGCAATGTTGACCATAGCCATAATGGTCACCTGGAAATTCGTGGGATACTATGGTCTTATTCTTTACTCGGGACTTCAGGCCATTCCAAAATCTATATATGAAGCGGCAGAACTGGACGGCGCGACTTCATGGGTCAAATTCTGGAAGATCACACTTCCCCTCTTGAATCCTGCCATCGTGACCGTTTTGATCCTGGCTGTGAACCTTTCCTTCGGTATATTCACAGAACCGTACATGATCACCGGTGGAGGGCCTATGAATAGAACCCTCACGTTCATGCTTTACATGTACAACACCGCTTTTCAGAGAATAAATCCCAGCTATGCGACGACCATAGCGGTTATGACCGCTATCATAAACTTCTCGATAGTCATATTCATCAGGAAGGTCATTGAAAAAGAGGTGACCATAGTATGAAGAAGGTTAAAGAAATCATCTTTCACGGGGTAATGTTGCTCCTCGCCTTAATATGGATCTATCCATATATCTGGTTGTTTCTCTCATCAATAAAACCAGCCGATGAAATCTTCACTAGGTTTTTTCCAACAAGAATAACACTTGAGCATTACAAATACATATTCACCATGGCGGAAAAAATGGAACGTCCTTTCCTGAGAGCCTTTCTAAACAGTGTTTTTGTTACTGCCACCGTGACTTTTTCTGTGGTTTTTACCTCTGCGATCGTCGGATATAGCCTGGCAAAACTCAAATTCAAAGGAAACAATGCTATATTCAATTTCATCATTTTTCAGATGCTCTTTCCAGGTTTCATGTTCATCATCCCACTTTTTGTACTAATAAGGAAACTCGGCCTCTACAACTCCTATCCAGCCATGATTGTTCCCTTTCTCATGAGTGCGTGGAGTCTTTTTATGATCAGTCAGTCCTACAAAACGATTCCACAGGATTACATAGAAGCTGCTAAGATTGACGGTGCCAGTACTTTGTGGATAATATTTAAAGTGATGATCCCTCTCTCCAGAAGCACTCTCTCCATTGTGGGTCTTTTCACATTCATAGGAATCTGGGACAACTTCCTCTGGCCTCTCATGGTGATAAAAGACTACCACAAAATGCCTCTTTCTGTTTTGCTTGCCACTTTCAATCACGAGTATGCGGCTTATGTTGGACCGTTGATGGCGGGGTCTGTAATTCAAACGATACCTATGGTTCTCATCTTTTTAATTTTCAGAAAGCAATTCTTGCAAGGAATTTCTATGTCTTTCAAGTAGAGGAGGGAGAGCATGGAGCTTAAACTCGAAAGACACCCGGCGAATCCTATTCTGGAACCTTCTCCATATTTTCTCTGGGAAAGCAAGTTCGTCTTCAACCCGGCTGTGGTATACGATGGAGAGCTCTTCCACATGCTCTACAGAG from Thermotoga sp. includes the following:
- a CDS encoding carbohydrate ABC transporter permease; protein product: MTLKKKEAGLGWSLISIYLFYTAIFWGYPFVWMLILAFSRWKFVGSPRFIGLQNFFRIFEDKMFWRVFLNTMNFLSYFIPMVFIASILFALALNRMKYFKTFVTLSFLVAYVSSGVAYSIMFQRIFSEVGPINRFLYNTFGITIPWFTDPQLAMLTIAIMVTWKFVGYYGLILYSGLQAIPKSIYEAAELDGATSWVKFWKITLPLLNPAIVTVLILAVNLSFGIFTEPYMITGGGPMNRTLTFMLYMYNTAFQRINPSYATTIAVMTAIINFSIVIFIRKVIEKEVTIV
- a CDS encoding carbohydrate ABC transporter permease, translated to MKKVKEIIFHGVMLLLALIWIYPYIWLFLSSIKPADEIFTRFFPTRITLEHYKYIFTMAEKMERPFLRAFLNSVFVTATVTFSVVFTSAIVGYSLAKLKFKGNNAIFNFIIFQMLFPGFMFIIPLFVLIRKLGLYNSYPAMIVPFLMSAWSLFMISQSYKTIPQDYIEAAKIDGASTLWIIFKVMIPLSRSTLSIVGLFTFIGIWDNFLWPLMVIKDYHKMPLSVLLATFNHEYAAYVGPLMAGSVIQTIPMVLIFLIFRKQFLQGISMSFK